The genomic segment CGAGCCGGTCGGCAGCCGCCTGAGCGGCGGCGTTGATGAGCTCGATGGAGCGGTCAGTGGCGGTCACAAGCAGGCTTTCGTCGGCGGTCAGATCGACCTCTAGGGTCTCACGGACCGCCGACAGCCCGTACGGCGATTATTTGATCTTGTAATCCTGGCCCAGGACGACCGACACGTCGGCGTTCGCGGCGGGCTTGCCCTGCTTCACCGCGGTGACCGGCAGCCCCAGGGTCTTGGCGACCTCGGTGGCCTTGGCCTGGTCCTCCGGTGTCTTGTACAGGATCTCCGAGGCCGCCTCGGCGTCGACCTTTCCGCCGTCGACGAACGCGTAGCCGCCGTTGAGCAGCTGGACCCTGGCCGCCTCCGTCCCGTCCTTGTTCCCGGTGGCGTTCCTGACGCCGACCCTGACGGGCGCGTCCTTGTCGGGCGCCTTCACCGTGCCGCCGAGGATGTCCTTGACGACGCTCTCGGTGGCCTGTTCGGTGAGACTGCCGTCGGGCTGCACCGGCAGCACGGCCGTCTTGTAGTCCCCGCCCTTGGCGTGCTGCGCCAGCTTGGCCAGGGATGCTCCCAGGTCCTTCTCGGGCAGCGACGGATCGAGGATCTGTGCCAGGGACTCGACCGTGGTCGTGGCGGCCTTCGGCTCGTCCGAGATCTTCCGCAGGACGCCCCGCATGACCTGTCCGAACCGCAGCAGTTGCTTCGCCTCGGCCTCACCGGGTGCCTGGTACGTCGCGTACGCGACGGCCATCGCACCGCTCAGCGTCTGCGCCTCACCCTTGTGCACCAGGGGCGAGGCCCCCTGCTTGGCGTCGGGGACGTCGATGTCGGTGTCCACCTCGATGTTTCCGACCAGCTCGACCAGATTCTCCAGGTACGGGGTGTCCAGACGCCACGTACCGCTGATCTCCGTGCCGAGCAGCGTGTCGATCGCCTCTCGGGTGCCGGCGGAGCCGTCGTCCTCCACGGACTTGCCGAGGGTGGTGGCCGCCCCGTCTTCGGTGGCGACGGAGAGCGAGTTGGGGAGCAGGACGGTGGTGCCCTGTTTCGTGGTCACGTTGTCGACGAGCAGCGCCGTGGAGGTGCCACCCTTCTTGGTGTTGTGCAGATGGACCACGATGACGTCCCGCTGCTGGGCGCCCGACGCCTCGGCGGCGGAATCGTCCGAACCGGAGAGCCCGGGGAGTTTGCCCGCGGACCAGAGATAACCGACCCCGCCGACCACGATCAGGGCGGCCACCACGATCAGCGCGACCATCCGGTGGCGGCCGCGCCGCCGGGCCTCCTCGCGCCGCTCACTGCGGCTCTCGGTGAACTTCAGCCAGTCGATGACGTCGTC from the Streptomyces sp. AM 4-1-1 genome contains:
- a CDS encoding LCP family protein, with amino-acid sequence MNDRQNPYDPYQQQPQVIGYDEYGQPVYQQPYDPYAPQQAQQSQEPQQTDQGYGYDPYAQQQYQDQQRRQDQQQYQDQQPQSQQPYGSYDPYGSYDPYAQQAQQPQHPDSSQQARPAEQFPQGQGYGYDGYGYDSAQQPSTVDTARQWGVQQQAPVATPEPAAPPSRPTAPEPEPEPELEPEPAVPAQRRSDRDYRTEQFSFIEEPDEDSDDVIDWLKFTESRSERREEARRRGRHRMVALIVVAALIVVGGVGYLWSAGKLPGLSGSDDSAAEASGAQQRDVIVVHLHNTKKGGTSTALLVDNVTTKQGTTVLLPNSLSVATEDGAATTLGKSVEDDGSAGTREAIDTLLGTEISGTWRLDTPYLENLVELVGNIEVDTDIDVPDAKQGASPLVHKGEAQTLSGAMAVAYATYQAPGEAEAKQLLRFGQVMRGVLRKISDEPKAATTTVESLAQILDPSLPEKDLGASLAKLAQHAKGGDYKTAVLPVQPDGSLTEQATESVVKDILGGTVKAPDKDAPVRVGVRNATGNKDGTEAARVQLLNGGYAFVDGGKVDAEAASEILYKTPEDQAKATEVAKTLGLPVTAVKQGKPAANADVSVVLGQDYKIK